In one Nicotiana tomentosiformis chromosome 6, ASM39032v3, whole genome shotgun sequence genomic region, the following are encoded:
- the LOC104096647 gene encoding serine/threonine-protein phosphatase PP1-like, whose translation MDSLALDDIINRLLEVRGRPGKQVQLSEAEIRHLCLKSKEILLQQPNLLELDAPIKICGDIHGQYSDLLRLFEYGGLPPKSNYLFLGDYVDRGKQSLETICLLLAYKIKYPENFFLLRGNHECASVNRIYGFYDECKRRFNVRLWKVFTDCFNCLPVAALIDEKILCMHGGLSPDLNHLDQIRNLQRPTDVPETGLLCDLLWSDPSKEVKGWGMNDRGVSYTFGPDKVTEFLQKLDLDLVCRAHQVVEDGYEFFADRQLVTIFSAPNYCGEFDNAGAMMSVDETLMCSFQILKPAEKKPKFGFGSTTTAKNATPAKSKSFLGKIG comes from the exons ATGGATTCTTTAGCACTTGATGATATAATCAATCGGTTGCTTGAAGTTCGGGGTAGGCCTGGTAAACAAGTCCAACTTTCTGAGGCAGAAATCAGACACCTTTGTCTCAAGTCCAAAGAAATTTTGTTGCAGCAGCCCAATCTTCTTGAGCTCGACGCACCCATCAAGATCTGCG GGGATATCCATGGTCAATATTCAGATCTACTGAGGCTGTTTGAATATGGTGGATTACCTCCAAAATCCAATTACCTGTTCTTGGGTGATTATGTTGATAGGGGGAAGCAAAGTCTGGAAACGATATGCCTTCTTCTTGCATATAAAATAAAGTACCCTGAGAACTTTTTTCTTTTGAGGGGAAACCATGAATGTGCTTCCGTGAATCGTATATATGGATTCTATGATGAGTGCAAACGAAGGTTCAATGTTCGTCTATGGAAAGTATTCACAGATTGTTTTAACTGTCTCCCTGTGGCAGCTCTGATTGATGAAAAGATATTGTGCATGCATGGTGGACTCTCTCCTGATCTTAACCATTTGGATCAGATAAGGAACCTTCAACGACCAACTGATGTTCCTGAAACTGGGTTGCTCTGTGATCTTCTCTGGTCAGATCCTAGTAAAGAAGTTAAAGGGTGGGGAATGAATGACCGGGGAGTTTCTTACACCTTTGGCCCTGATAAGGTCACAGAGTTTCTTCAGAAGCTAGATCTTGATCTTGTTTGTCGTGCCCACCAG GTTGTGGAAGATGGATATGAATTTTTTGCTGATAGACAACTTGTGACGATTTTCTCAGCCCCTAATTATTGTGGAGAGTTTGACAATGCTGGTGCTATGATGAGTGTGGATGAGACCCTGATGTGTTCTTTTCAGATATTAAAGCCCGCAGAGAAGAAGCCAAAGTTTGGATTTGGGAGCACTACTACTGCTAAAAATGCAACTCCTGCAAAATCAAAG TCATTTCTTGGGAAAATTGGATGA